In Amycolatopsis coloradensis, one genomic interval encodes:
- a CDS encoding PadR family transcriptional regulator, with the protein MKRRKVGNLLALAILSTLNERPMHPYEMASILKSRGKDRDMGIKWGSFYTVVGNLRKHGFIEAAESGRDGARPERTVYRITDAGRDEMLDWLRELLAGLAPEEPKFVAGLSVLGWLGPDEVIALFRTRLAALDEDIASTRAELARLLEEIPRLVLLELEYHLAIRVAEAEWVRSILGELTSGSMPGLAEWRALLAERGSTG; encoded by the coding sequence TTGAAGCGGCGGAAGGTCGGGAATCTGCTGGCGCTGGCGATCCTGTCCACGCTGAACGAGCGGCCGATGCATCCGTACGAAATGGCCTCGATCCTGAAGAGCCGCGGCAAGGACCGCGACATGGGGATCAAATGGGGCTCGTTCTACACGGTCGTCGGCAACCTGCGGAAACACGGCTTCATCGAGGCCGCCGAGAGCGGTCGCGACGGTGCCCGCCCCGAGCGCACGGTGTACCGGATCACCGACGCCGGCCGTGACGAGATGCTCGACTGGCTGCGTGAACTGCTGGCCGGACTCGCGCCGGAGGAGCCGAAGTTCGTCGCCGGGCTGTCGGTGCTGGGCTGGCTCGGGCCGGACGAGGTGATCGCCCTGTTCCGCACCCGGCTGGCCGCACTGGACGAAGACATCGCCTCGACCCGGGCCGAACTGGCGCGGCTGCTGGAGGAGATCCCGCGGCTGGTGCTGCTCGAACTCGAATACCACCTGGCGATCCGAGTGGCGGAAGCCGAATGGGTCCGCTCGATCCTCGGGGAACTGACTTCCGGCTCGATGCCCGGTCTCGCCGAATGGCGGGCCCTGTTGGCCGAAAGGGGGAGCACCGGCTAG
- a CDS encoding SDR family NAD(P)-dependent oxidoreductase, producing MQITDTAALVTGGASGLGGATAKALAAKGARVFALDLAGAIANAEQIENVTYVEADVTDPEQVRAAVSTAAESGVPLRTVVNCAGIGPSARILSKKGPHDLALYAKVVQINLIGSFNVLTLAAEAIAKTEPLADNARGVIINTASVAAFDGQIGQVAYSSSKGGIVGMTLPAARDLASHGIRVLTIAPGIVDTPMLATVSEEFRASLAEGVPFPKRLARPDEYAQLALSLIDHDYLNGEVIRMDGSLRMAPR from the coding sequence ATGCAGATCACCGATACCGCGGCGCTCGTCACGGGTGGCGCGTCCGGGCTCGGCGGCGCGACCGCGAAGGCGCTCGCCGCGAAGGGCGCGCGGGTCTTCGCGCTGGACCTCGCCGGTGCCATCGCGAACGCCGAGCAGATCGAGAACGTCACCTACGTCGAGGCCGATGTCACCGACCCGGAGCAGGTGCGGGCGGCGGTCTCGACCGCCGCCGAGTCCGGGGTGCCGCTGCGGACCGTGGTGAACTGCGCCGGGATCGGACCGTCCGCGCGGATCCTTTCGAAGAAGGGCCCGCACGACCTCGCCCTGTACGCGAAGGTCGTCCAGATCAACCTGATCGGCTCCTTCAACGTGCTGACGCTGGCCGCCGAGGCCATCGCCAAGACCGAGCCGCTGGCCGACAACGCGCGCGGCGTCATCATCAACACCGCGTCGGTCGCCGCCTTCGACGGCCAGATCGGGCAGGTCGCGTACTCGTCGTCCAAGGGCGGCATCGTCGGGATGACCCTGCCCGCCGCGCGCGACCTCGCGTCGCACGGCATCCGCGTGCTGACCATCGCGCCGGGCATCGTCGACACCCCGATGCTGGCGACGGTGAGCGAGGAGTTCCGCGCTTCGCTGGCCGAGGGCGTTCCGTTCCCGAAGCGGCTCGCGCGGCCGGACGAGTACGCGCAGCTCGCGCTGTCGCTGATCGACCACGACTACCTGAACGGCGAGGTCATCCGGATGGACGGCTCGCTGCGCATGGCCCCTCGCTGA
- a CDS encoding helix-turn-helix transcriptional regulator yields the protein MTADSRVAEVRRHELAAFLRSRRERITPDQVGLPISGRRRTPGLRREEVAQLAGVGVTWYTWLEQGRDINASEQVLDAISRTLRLDPHEHTHLFTLAGAPEPPLEKDCKLLSQNIHRMMNKLEPFPVCVRNARCDILAYNRAYDWLMGGLDDIPFEERNTLIQCLTNPEWRRRLPDWELNLPRVVAGFRAAMAEHIAEPAWKNLVKRLRQESELFERMWKEHDVSTERIVVKRYLHPDVGLLRFEFSYLYLGRRSEISLATLTPADEETAAKLPSSF from the coding sequence ATGACCGCCGATTCGCGAGTGGCCGAGGTGCGACGGCACGAACTGGCGGCCTTCCTGCGCAGCCGCCGCGAGCGCATCACCCCGGACCAGGTCGGCCTGCCGATCAGCGGCAGGCGCCGCACGCCGGGACTGCGCCGCGAGGAGGTCGCGCAGCTGGCCGGGGTCGGGGTCACCTGGTACACGTGGCTCGAACAAGGACGCGACATCAACGCGTCCGAGCAGGTGCTGGACGCGATCTCCCGCACCTTGCGGCTCGACCCGCACGAGCACACGCACCTGTTCACCCTCGCCGGCGCGCCCGAGCCGCCGCTGGAGAAGGACTGCAAACTCCTCAGCCAGAACATCCACCGGATGATGAACAAACTGGAGCCGTTCCCGGTCTGCGTGCGCAACGCGCGGTGCGACATCCTCGCCTACAACCGGGCCTACGACTGGCTGATGGGCGGCCTCGACGACATCCCGTTCGAGGAGCGCAACACGCTGATCCAGTGCCTGACCAATCCCGAGTGGCGCCGCAGGCTCCCGGACTGGGAGCTCAACCTGCCCCGGGTGGTCGCCGGTTTCCGCGCCGCGATGGCCGAACACATCGCCGAGCCGGCGTGGAAGAACCTGGTCAAACGCCTGCGACAGGAGTCCGAGCTCTTCGAACGGATGTGGAAGGAACACGACGTCTCCACCGAACGGATCGTGGTCAAGCGCTACCTGCACCCGGACGTCGGCCTGCTGCGCTTCGAATTCTCGTACCTGTACCTCGGACGGCGTTCCGAGATCTCCCTGGCGACGCTGACCCCGGCGGACGAGGAGACCGCGGCGAAACTGCCCAGCTCCTTCTGA
- a CDS encoding FAD-dependent monooxygenase: protein MTTTVLISGAGIAGPALAFWLRKRGFAPTVVERAPALREGGSAVDFRGEQMTLLKRMRILEDIRAKETAMGAQVIVDTRGKKVAQMPSVFFSGEVEIERGDLTRILYDHTKNDVEYVFGDWITGLDEVADGVDVGFAHGESRRFDLVVGADGLHSGVRRLTFGDEERFRTDLGFHTAGFTVPNHLGLDHLGQICSVPGRTVMVASGHDRAALNVSLVFASESLEVRRRDVEAQKKVLAERYADFGWEAPTLLEGLGDVDALYFDSLSQIHLDKWSQGRVVLLGDAAWCAGPGGSGTGLAMMGAYILAGELAAAQGDHEVAFARYEDKLRGPVKVSQKQAAGIGTFLAPKTRFMVGYRNFLYRVLGSRPMTKVFTWITSRAANAATLENYDAPVIARG, encoded by the coding sequence ATGACGACCACCGTTCTGATCTCCGGCGCCGGCATCGCGGGCCCGGCCCTCGCCTTCTGGCTGCGGAAGCGCGGTTTCGCGCCGACCGTCGTCGAACGCGCCCCGGCCCTGCGCGAAGGCGGCAGCGCGGTCGACTTCCGCGGCGAGCAGATGACCCTGCTCAAGCGCATGAGGATCCTTGAAGACATCCGCGCGAAGGAGACCGCGATGGGCGCGCAGGTCATCGTCGACACGCGAGGCAAGAAGGTCGCGCAGATGCCGTCCGTCTTCTTCAGCGGCGAAGTCGAGATCGAGCGCGGAGACCTGACGCGCATCCTCTACGACCACACGAAAAACGACGTCGAGTACGTCTTCGGCGACTGGATCACCGGGCTGGACGAGGTCGCGGACGGCGTCGACGTCGGCTTCGCCCACGGCGAGTCACGCAGATTCGACCTGGTCGTCGGCGCGGACGGGCTGCACTCGGGCGTGCGGCGGCTGACGTTCGGCGACGAAGAGCGATTCCGCACCGACCTCGGCTTCCACACCGCGGGCTTCACCGTGCCGAACCACCTCGGCCTCGACCATCTCGGCCAGATCTGCAGCGTCCCCGGCCGGACGGTCATGGTCGCCAGCGGTCATGACCGTGCGGCGCTCAACGTCAGTCTTGTCTTCGCGTCGGAGTCGCTGGAGGTGCGGCGACGCGACGTCGAGGCGCAGAAGAAGGTCCTCGCCGAGCGCTACGCCGACTTCGGCTGGGAAGCCCCGACGCTGCTGGAAGGCCTTGGCGACGTCGACGCGCTGTATTTCGATTCACTCAGCCAGATCCACCTCGACAAGTGGTCGCAGGGCCGGGTCGTGCTGCTCGGCGACGCGGCGTGGTGCGCGGGTCCCGGCGGTTCGGGCACCGGGCTCGCGATGATGGGCGCGTACATCCTGGCCGGGGAACTCGCCGCCGCGCAGGGCGATCACGAAGTCGCTTTCGCGCGCTACGAAGATAAACTGCGCGGTCCGGTGAAGGTCTCGCAGAAGCAGGCGGCCGGGATCGGCACGTTCCTCGCGCCGAAGACCCGGTTCATGGTCGGCTACCGGAACTTCCTGTACCGGGTACTGGGTTCGCGGCCGATGACGAAGGTGTTCACGTGGATCACCTCGCGGGCGGCGAACGCGGCGACGCTCGAAAACTATGACGCCCCGGTGATCGCGCGGGGATAG
- a CDS encoding class I SAM-dependent methyltransferase: protein MTNIKDRKRFKLIPEMGGALARNYARQRGTEPQIELWRTQARELTANLPEGAKILEVAFGPGYFAVELARLGFSVTGLDVAPTFVEIASEYARAEGVEVSFREGDVAAMPFDDETFDFVVCQAAFKNFVWPVKSLDEMYRVLRPGGTAVVQDMNRDATDGDIVREVASMKLGKLAALATRQTLGQLRRRAYTPVDFSGLVAETSXGQLRRRAYTPVDFSGLVAETSFRTCAVTTAGIGLDVRLTRP, encoded by the coding sequence ATGACGAACATCAAGGACAGGAAGCGGTTCAAGCTCATCCCGGAGATGGGCGGCGCGCTGGCGCGGAACTACGCCCGGCAGCGCGGCACCGAACCGCAGATCGAACTCTGGCGGACGCAGGCGCGGGAACTCACCGCGAACCTGCCGGAAGGCGCGAAGATCCTCGAGGTCGCCTTCGGCCCCGGCTACTTCGCCGTCGAACTGGCGCGGCTCGGGTTTTCCGTCACCGGACTGGACGTCGCGCCAACGTTCGTGGAGATCGCGAGCGAGTACGCGCGGGCCGAAGGCGTCGAGGTTTCGTTCCGCGAGGGTGACGTCGCGGCGATGCCGTTCGACGACGAGACGTTCGACTTCGTCGTCTGCCAGGCCGCGTTCAAGAACTTCGTGTGGCCGGTGAAGTCGCTCGACGAGATGTACCGCGTGCTGCGCCCGGGTGGCACGGCGGTGGTGCAGGACATGAACCGGGACGCGACCGACGGTGACATCGTGCGTGAGGTCGCGAGCATGAAGCTCGGCAAGCTGGCCGCGCTGGCGACCCGGCAGACACTCGGCCAACTGCGGCGGCGCGCTTACACGCCTGTCGATTTCAGCGGGCTGGTCGCCGAAACCTCTNTCGGCCAACTGCGGCGGCGCGCTTACACGCCTGTCGATTTCAGCGGGCTGGTCGCCGAAACCTCTTTCCGGACCTGTGCGGTCACCACCGCTGGGATCGGCCTGGACGTCCGCCTCACCCGCCCCTGA
- a CDS encoding sigma-70 family RNA polymerase sigma factor, with amino-acid sequence MTEPRVHRDPAFALLSLYETALPEVYGYLLSRCGDRTLAEELTSETFLGAVRACRKEFAPPVSTGWLIGVARHKLADHWRRKAREERGLRLVHEEEYTDPWDERLDALLAREVLASLGAHHQAALTLRYVDGLPVAEVAEHLERTVHATEALLVRARSAFRRAYQEKEGRDA; translated from the coding sequence GTGACGGAACCACGGGTGCATCGGGACCCGGCCTTCGCGCTGCTTTCGCTCTACGAGACGGCGTTGCCGGAGGTCTACGGGTACCTGCTGTCCCGGTGCGGTGATCGCACCCTCGCCGAGGAGCTGACGTCCGAGACGTTCCTCGGCGCGGTGAGGGCCTGTCGCAAGGAGTTCGCACCCCCAGTGAGCACCGGGTGGCTGATCGGCGTCGCCCGGCACAAGCTCGCCGATCACTGGCGGCGCAAAGCACGTGAGGAACGCGGGCTGCGGCTCGTCCACGAGGAGGAGTACACCGATCCGTGGGACGAACGGCTGGACGCGCTGCTGGCACGAGAGGTGCTCGCGTCGCTCGGGGCGCATCATCAAGCCGCGTTGACGCTTCGCTACGTCGACGGCCTCCCGGTCGCGGAGGTCGCCGAGCATCTCGAGCGCACGGTGCACGCCACGGAGGCGTTGCTCGTGCGGGCCCGTTCCGCGTTCCGGCGTGCTTACCAGGAGAAGGAGGGTCGCGATGCCTGA
- a CDS encoding UDP-glucose/GDP-mannose dehydrogenase family protein, with the protein MSAARIVVVGTGYVGLTTGACLAGLGHRVTCVDVDQAKVARLSAGRVDILEPGLSELVSRGLTSGRLEFVVGARDAVHDAEAVFLCVPTPMGAGGSADLRAVEAVTTEIGDVIPPGCALVTKSTVPVGTSKRIQAMLGRTDVPVVSNPEFLREGTAVEDFLGPDRIVVGSDDVAAARWVGDLYADLAAPVVVADAASAELVKYAANCFLAMKLSYVNSIAELCERLGADIDLVTEGMGYDRRIGRSFLKPGPGWGGSCLPKDTSALVRVAESVQYDFTLLTSAIEENIAQRDRIVAKIAGAVGGTLAGSRIGVLGLAFKAGTNDLRDSPALAVASVLGALGAELTAYDPAVGGHIDGMTVVDDPYQVAKAADAVVVLTEWDEFKRLDWTYMAEQMDGDAVVDTRNLLDPQRILDVGLSWQGVGRPRAALRRTVAVS; encoded by the coding sequence ATGAGCGCTGCTCGGATCGTGGTGGTGGGGACGGGTTACGTCGGATTGACCACGGGAGCCTGCTTGGCCGGCCTGGGGCATCGAGTCACTTGCGTCGATGTCGACCAGGCGAAGGTCGCAAGGCTCTCCGCCGGACGGGTGGACATCCTGGAGCCGGGATTGTCCGAGCTGGTGTCGAGGGGACTGACCAGCGGAAGACTCGAATTCGTGGTCGGCGCGCGCGACGCGGTTCATGACGCGGAGGCCGTTTTCCTTTGTGTGCCGACGCCGATGGGCGCGGGCGGCTCGGCGGACCTGCGGGCCGTCGAGGCCGTGACCACAGAGATCGGCGACGTCATCCCGCCGGGGTGCGCGCTGGTCACCAAATCGACCGTTCCGGTGGGGACGTCGAAGCGCATCCAGGCGATGCTCGGCCGCACGGACGTGCCGGTCGTGTCGAACCCGGAGTTCCTGCGTGAAGGCACCGCGGTGGAGGACTTCCTCGGCCCCGACCGGATCGTCGTCGGTTCGGACGACGTCGCGGCCGCCCGCTGGGTCGGCGATCTCTACGCCGATCTCGCCGCCCCCGTCGTCGTCGCCGACGCGGCCAGCGCGGAACTGGTGAAGTACGCGGCGAACTGCTTCCTCGCGATGAAACTGTCCTACGTGAACTCGATCGCCGAACTGTGCGAACGCCTCGGCGCGGACATCGACCTGGTCACCGAGGGCATGGGTTACGACCGGCGCATCGGCCGCTCGTTCCTCAAGCCCGGCCCCGGCTGGGGCGGCTCGTGCCTGCCGAAGGACACCAGCGCGCTGGTCCGGGTCGCCGAGTCGGTGCAGTACGACTTCACGCTGCTCACCTCGGCGATCGAGGAGAACATCGCGCAACGGGACCGGATCGTCGCGAAGATCGCCGGCGCCGTCGGCGGCACGCTGGCCGGTTCGCGGATCGGCGTCCTCGGGCTGGCGTTCAAAGCCGGGACGAACGACCTGCGCGACTCGCCAGCCCTCGCGGTCGCTTCGGTGCTGGGCGCGCTCGGCGCGGAACTGACCGCCTACGACCCCGCCGTCGGCGGCCACATCGACGGCATGACCGTCGTCGACGACCCGTACCAGGTCGCGAAGGCGGCCGACGCCGTCGTCGTGCTGACGGAATGGGACGAGTTCAAGCGGCTCGACTGGACCTACATGGCCGAGCAGATGGACGGCGACGCGGTCGTCGACACGCGCAATCTCCTCGACCCGCAACGGATCCTGGACGTCGGCCTGTCGTGGCAGGGCGTCGGGCGGCCGCGGGCGGCGCTGCGGCGGACGGTCGCCGTCTCCTGA
- a CDS encoding VOC family protein, protein MPDPFDALRAPSEPVEPDPLFAADLRDNLRRAVLNGAEMTLDTDAEVRSLTPYLVVTDARAALDFYVEVFGARRRSDPIVMEDGRVGHAELAIGDSVLMFAEEFPELGIVVAPAGGPLIRVEVADVHAAAARAVELGGELRRPVADEGHGLSGEIKDPYGQRWLVAQAASRPASGTTPIRHGEAGYFTFQVPDDERAKAFYGAVLGWQFSPGRVEGGWGVEGSGLQGGLWGGPGRQVGWKLMYAVDDLAAALDRVRAQGGQAGETEQQPYGLSAECVDNQGIEFWLWEQPRS, encoded by the coding sequence ATGCCTGATCCGTTCGACGCGCTTCGCGCGCCCTCCGAGCCTGTCGAGCCTGACCCGCTCTTCGCCGCCGACCTGCGCGACAACCTTCGTCGCGCCGTCCTGAACGGAGCCGAGATGACACTCGATACCGATGCCGAAGTCCGCTCTTTGACGCCGTACCTCGTGGTGACGGACGCCCGCGCCGCGCTCGACTTCTATGTCGAGGTGTTCGGGGCACGGCGGCGGTCCGATCCGATCGTGATGGAGGACGGCCGGGTCGGCCACGCGGAACTGGCCATCGGGGACAGCGTGCTGATGTTCGCGGAGGAATTTCCCGAACTGGGCATCGTCGTGGCGCCCGCCGGTGGCCCGCTGATCCGGGTCGAGGTCGCGGACGTCCATGCGGCGGCCGCGCGGGCCGTGGAGCTGGGCGGGGAACTGCGACGTCCCGTCGCGGACGAAGGCCACGGGCTGAGCGGGGAGATCAAGGACCCGTACGGCCAGCGGTGGCTCGTCGCGCAGGCTGCGTCTCGGCCCGCTTCGGGCACTACGCCGATCCGGCACGGCGAAGCGGGTTACTTCACTTTCCAGGTGCCCGACGACGAACGCGCGAAGGCGTTCTACGGAGCCGTTCTGGGCTGGCAGTTCTCGCCCGGGCGGGTCGAAGGCGGCTGGGGCGTCGAAGGTTCCGGCCTGCAGGGCGGACTCTGGGGTGGCCCGGGACGGCAGGTGGGCTGGAAACTCATGTACGCCGTCGACGATCTCGCCGCCGCCCTCGACCGTGTCCGCGCCCAAGGCGGCCAGGCAGGCGAAACCGAACAGCAGCCCTACGGCCTGAGCGCCGAGTGCGTGGACAACCAGGGCATCGAATTCTGGCTCTGGGAACAGCCGCGCTCCTGA
- a CDS encoding gamma-glutamyltransferase family protein, whose amino-acid sequence MFTTRPELAGTHGMVASTHWLASATGMAVLENGGNAFDAAVAAGFVLQVAEPHLCGPAGQVPGIFVTAEDRTPRALAGQGVSPAAATPEYFADLGLDLIPGSGLLPATVPGAWDGWLLLLRDHGTKSLRDVLGYAISYARNGIPLVSRVGDTIRAVQDLFTEHWPTSAALWLPDGKPAEGLHRNPALADTWERLVAEAESVSGREAQIDAGRRAWSQGFVAEAIEAFSRKAFRDDSGRDHAGLLTGEDIAGWEATYEDALQVDFGDWGLVKMGAWTQGPALLQQARLLDGLRDELSYVDGIPTERTIHLAVEATKLAFADREAWYGDSPDVPIELLISREYADVRRALITEEASAELRPGGPSPRLPAILEKLRGLESGSGATGEPTVGPLGETRGDTVHIDVVDAAGNMISVTPSGGWLQSSPTIPELGFCLDSRGQMFWLEQGLPNSLAPRKRPRITLSPSMGLRDGEPVLAFGTPGGDQQDQWQLCFWLAHTLGGLNLQESIDSPAWHTTAFPSSFYPRSWTPRELVVESRLGQSTMDALAARGHAVVDAGPWALGRLSAVSRSGGVLRAAANARGMQGYAAGR is encoded by the coding sequence GTGTTCACGACCAGGCCGGAACTGGCCGGCACCCACGGCATGGTGGCATCGACGCACTGGCTGGCCTCGGCCACCGGCATGGCGGTGCTCGAAAACGGCGGCAACGCCTTCGACGCGGCGGTAGCGGCCGGGTTCGTCCTGCAGGTCGCCGAGCCGCATCTGTGCGGCCCGGCGGGGCAGGTCCCCGGCATCTTCGTCACCGCCGAGGATCGGACTCCGCGAGCTCTCGCAGGTCAGGGGGTCTCGCCCGCGGCCGCGACGCCGGAGTACTTCGCGGATCTCGGGCTCGACCTGATTCCCGGAAGCGGTTTGCTCCCCGCGACCGTCCCGGGGGCCTGGGACGGTTGGCTGCTGCTCCTGCGGGATCACGGCACGAAGTCGTTGCGTGACGTGCTCGGCTACGCGATCTCGTACGCGCGCAACGGGATTCCGCTGGTCAGCCGGGTCGGTGACACGATCCGCGCGGTACAAGACCTCTTCACCGAGCATTGGCCGACGTCGGCGGCACTCTGGTTGCCGGATGGCAAGCCCGCCGAAGGGCTGCACCGCAACCCGGCCCTCGCGGACACCTGGGAACGGCTGGTCGCCGAGGCCGAGTCGGTCAGTGGCCGGGAGGCACAGATCGACGCCGGACGCCGCGCGTGGTCGCAAGGTTTCGTCGCCGAGGCGATCGAAGCGTTCAGCCGCAAGGCTTTCCGTGACGATTCCGGGCGCGATCACGCCGGTCTGCTCACCGGCGAGGATATCGCGGGCTGGGAGGCGACGTACGAGGATGCGCTGCAGGTCGACTTCGGTGACTGGGGCCTGGTGAAGATGGGCGCCTGGACGCAGGGCCCGGCGTTGCTGCAGCAGGCGCGGTTGCTGGACGGGCTGCGCGACGAACTGTCCTATGTGGATGGTATTCCGACGGAACGCACGATCCACTTGGCCGTCGAGGCGACGAAACTGGCGTTCGCGGACCGTGAGGCTTGGTACGGGGATTCGCCCGACGTGCCGATCGAGTTGCTGATCTCCCGCGAGTACGCGGACGTCCGCCGCGCGTTGATCACCGAAGAAGCGTCCGCCGAACTCCGGCCCGGTGGTCCTTCGCCGAGGCTGCCCGCGATCCTCGAAAAGCTGCGCGGACTGGAATCCGGCTCCGGTGCGACAGGGGAGCCGACGGTCGGACCGCTGGGCGAGACTCGCGGCGACACCGTGCACATCGACGTCGTCGACGCGGCAGGGAACATGATCTCGGTGACGCCGTCGGGTGGCTGGCTGCAGTCGAGCCCGACGATCCCGGAACTCGGTTTCTGTCTCGACTCGCGTGGGCAGATGTTCTGGCTGGAACAGGGTTTGCCGAACTCGCTGGCACCTCGGAAGCGGCCGCGGATCACGCTTTCGCCGTCGATGGGCCTGCGTGACGGCGAGCCGGTGCTCGCGTTCGGGACCCCCGGCGGCGACCAGCAGGACCAGTGGCAGCTGTGTTTCTGGCTGGCGCACACGCTCGGCGGGCTGAACCTGCAGGAGTCGATCGACTCGCCCGCGTGGCATACGACCGCGTTCCCGAGTTCGTTCTATCCGCGTTCGTGGACGCCGCGGGAACTCGTGGTCGAGTCGCGGCTCGGTCAGTCCACAATGGACGCTCTCGCCGCGCGCGGGCACGCCGTGGTCGACGCGGGACCTTGGGCGCTCGGGCGGCTTTCGGCCGTGTCGCGGTCCGGCGGCGTGCTTCGCGCCGCCGCCAACGCGCGCGGCATGCAGGGTTACGCGGCCGGTCGCTGA
- a CDS encoding TetR/AcrR family transcriptional regulator: MGNREDLMAGAIQCLKEKGWSRTTVRDIATAAGVSHAAIGYHFGSREALLLTAFSQAMDDWGREIQIEMRSAVDPDASPSEQYAASWRAMIDSYGRNRQLWIASIEAFVQSEHHPELRKQLAAAQREGRRGMAAGILGIDEDTLTEADERRIGAVATALNSGVMLQHMLDPENGPTAEEVVDGLLNLVSLVR; the protein is encoded by the coding sequence ATGGGTAATCGCGAGGACCTGATGGCGGGCGCCATCCAGTGCTTGAAGGAAAAAGGCTGGTCACGCACGACGGTGCGGGACATCGCGACGGCGGCCGGGGTCAGCCACGCGGCGATCGGCTATCACTTCGGATCGCGCGAAGCCCTGCTGTTGACGGCGTTCTCGCAGGCGATGGACGACTGGGGCCGAGAGATCCAGATCGAGATGCGGAGTGCCGTCGACCCCGACGCGTCGCCCTCGGAGCAGTACGCGGCGTCCTGGCGCGCGATGATCGACTCCTACGGGCGCAACCGGCAGCTGTGGATTGCCTCGATCGAGGCGTTCGTGCAGTCCGAACACCACCCTGAGCTACGTAAACAGCTCGCCGCCGCGCAACGCGAGGGCCGCCGGGGAATGGCCGCCGGCATCCTCGGGATCGACGAGGACACCCTCACCGAGGCGGACGAGCGCCGGATCGGCGCGGTCGCCACGGCCCTGAATTCGGGCGTGATGCTGCAGCACATGCTCGACCCGGAGAACGGCCCGACGGCCGAGGAGGTCGTGGACGGGCTGCTCAACCTCGTCTCCCTGGTGCGATGA
- a CDS encoding MFS transporter: MTSTQVPATPARVAAGPALTSAGLVTVLLGAALPLIDFFIVNIALPAIGSDLHTSSATLELVVAAYGIAYAVLLVVGGRLGDAFGRRKLFLIGLASFTFTSLLCGIAPTALTLVLARAAQGAAAALMLPQVLSIIQATTTGERRAKALGLYGATAGLSMVLGQFLGGALVAADLWGTGWRPIFLVNVPVGIAGLLVARRLVPESRSRNPLGVDRPGTIFLAIALVSLLLPLAEGPVLDWPLWTIALLVVFPFAAAGFVHVERRMERQGGVPLLPPSVMRLPSVRQGLLVGVPFFVGFSAFMFVFAVTLQDGLHLGPLGSGLVTAPLSLAFFAMCLVSSRLVTRFGQRVVAAGLSVQLLGLLVLIGTVLLEWPDLGVLDFVPGMLLCGLGQGLAMTTVFRIVLSKVPPEIAGVGSGMLTTSQQAAMALGVATLGTLFASAGAGPLGMKGAFVLVIGIQAVLTAGVITVARRLPDPRG; this comes from the coding sequence ATGACTTCCACGCAAGTTCCGGCGACGCCTGCCCGCGTCGCCGCCGGACCGGCCCTGACCTCGGCGGGCCTGGTCACCGTGCTGCTGGGGGCGGCACTTCCGCTCATCGACTTCTTCATCGTCAACATCGCCCTGCCCGCGATCGGTTCGGACCTCCACACCTCGTCCGCCACCTTGGAACTGGTGGTCGCGGCCTACGGGATCGCCTACGCCGTCCTGCTCGTGGTCGGCGGACGGCTCGGTGACGCCTTCGGCCGCCGCAAGCTGTTCCTGATCGGGCTCGCCTCGTTCACCTTCACCTCCCTGCTCTGCGGGATCGCGCCGACGGCGTTGACGTTGGTGCTGGCACGGGCCGCGCAGGGGGCGGCGGCCGCGCTGATGCTGCCGCAGGTGCTGTCGATCATCCAGGCGACCACGACCGGCGAACGCAGGGCCAAGGCTCTGGGTCTCTACGGCGCGACAGCGGGGCTTTCGATGGTGCTCGGCCAGTTCCTCGGCGGGGCGCTGGTGGCCGCCGATCTCTGGGGCACCGGCTGGCGGCCGATCTTCCTGGTCAACGTGCCCGTCGGGATCGCCGGTCTGCTGGTCGCGCGGCGGCTCGTTCCGGAGAGCCGCTCGCGGAACCCGCTCGGCGTCGACCGTCCCGGCACGATCTTCCTGGCGATCGCGTTGGTTTCGCTGCTGCTCCCCCTGGCGGAAGGACCGGTGCTGGACTGGCCACTGTGGACGATCGCGCTGCTCGTCGTCTTCCCGTTCGCCGCGGCCGGATTCGTCCATGTCGAGCGCCGGATGGAACGCCAGGGCGGGGTCCCGCTGCTGCCGCCATCGGTGATGCGGCTGCCGAGCGTGCGGCAAGGGCTGCTGGTCGGGGTGCCGTTCTTCGTCGGGTTCAGCGCGTTCATGTTCGTGTTCGCGGTGACGCTGCAGGACGGGCTGCACCTCGGCCCGCTGGGATCCGGTCTGGTGACGGCGCCACTTTCGCTCGCGTTCTTCGCGATGTGCCTGGTCAGCAGCCGCCTGGTGACGCGGTTCGGGCAGCGGGTGGTGGCTGCCGGTCTCTCGGTGCAGCTGCTCGGGCTGCTGGTGCTGATCGGCACCGTGCTGCTGGAGTGGCCGGACCTGGGAGTGCTCGATTTCGTGCCGGGGATGCTGCTGTGCGGTCTCGGTCAGGGACTGGCGATGACGACGGTGTTCCGGATCGTCCTGTCGAAGGTGCCGCCGGAGATCGCCGGGGTCGGCAGCGGGATGCTGACGACGTCACAGCAGGCCGCGATGGCGTTGGGCGTGGCGACGCTGGGAACGTTGTTCGCCTCCGCCGGCGCCGGGCCGCTCGGGATGAAGGGCGCGTTCGTGCTGGTCATCGGGATTCAGGCGGTGCTGACGGCCGGGGTGATCACGGTGGCCCGGCGGCTGCCGGATCCACGGGGCTGA